A stretch of the Photobacterium toruni genome encodes the following:
- a CDS encoding OmpA family protein — MKLKSLSLAVVAALSLGVATSAMAAEAPATATNNTALTQSAATGHWYAGQGHGFWVGGALGMGYVGSADSQMFGGQTNAPSVKLDAGYDFNQYVGVYGSYDFMYNLGNSNLNLATVGVKGNLPLTQKLSAFAKLGATYIYADDKDVNENLFHMKSDSFSATGGLGLSYQITHALSTQIGADYYQNLRTSHGHADLTQAYWGMTYKFGQPATPAVVTNTVEVVKEVAVEAQIPTRSSYVLPYQNGETKLNAYGRYNLGEIAATMQANPEVTAQIIGRTDNVGSQAINDKVSSERAANVASFLEANGISATRLTVSHVANSNPIKTDKADTTDYVQRSVQIILK, encoded by the coding sequence ATGAAATTGAAATCTCTATCTCTAGCTGTAGTAGCAGCTTTATCTCTAGGCGTTGCTACATCTGCAATGGCAGCTGAAGCTCCAGCAACGGCTACAAATAACACTGCACTAACTCAATCTGCTGCTACTGGTCACTGGTACGCTGGTCAAGGTCACGGCTTCTGGGTTGGTGGTGCACTAGGTATGGGCTATGTTGGTAGCGCAGACTCTCAAATGTTTGGTGGTCAAACTAATGCACCTAGCGTTAAGCTAGATGCTGGTTATGACTTCAACCAATATGTTGGTGTTTACGGTAGCTACGACTTCATGTACAACTTAGGTAATTCAAACCTAAACCTAGCAACTGTTGGTGTTAAAGGTAACCTACCTCTTACACAAAAATTATCTGCATTTGCTAAATTAGGTGCAACTTACATCTACGCTGATGATAAAGATGTAAACGAAAACTTATTCCACATGAAGTCTGATAGCTTCTCAGCAACTGGTGGTTTAGGTCTTTCTTACCAAATCACTCACGCACTATCTACTCAAATCGGTGCTGATTACTACCAAAACCTACGTACTTCACACGGTCACGCTGATCTAACTCAAGCGTACTGGGGTATGACATACAAGTTTGGTCAACCTGCAACACCTGCAGTTGTTACAAACACTGTAGAAGTAGTTAAAGAAGTTGCTGTTGAAGCACAAATCCCAACTCGTTCTTCTTATGTTCTACCATACCAAAATGGTGAAACTAAGCTAAACGCTTACGGTCGTTACAACCTAGGTGAGATTGCTGCAACTATGCAAGCTAACCCAGAAGTAACTGCACAAATTATCGGTCGTACTGATAATGTTGGTAGCCAAGCAATCAACGATAAAGTTTCTTCTGAGCGTGCAGCAAACGTTGCTAGCTTCCTAGAAGCAAACGGTATCAGCGCAACTCGCTTAACTGTTTCTCACGTAGCTAACAGCAACCCAATCAAAACTGATAAAGCAGATACTACTGATTACGTTCAGCGTTCAGTACAAATCATCCTTAAGTAA
- a CDS encoding ABC transporter ATP-binding protein → MSVSVIKAHAVSKQVTTALSPMTILQDVSLEVEQGESIALIGVSGAGKSTLMTLLAGLDVPTTGEIELLGHSLTQLDDEQRARLRSESIGFVFQNFLLLPTLNALENVTLPCLIQNKNVDIERAKMLLDMVGLKGRETHLPSQLSGGEQQRVALARAFMIKPKILFADEPTGNLDQHTAAMVIELLFELNRDSDTTLVLVTHDDALAARCDRVMRLDNGVLNMEERR, encoded by the coding sequence ATGTCAGTCTCCGTAATAAAAGCACACGCTGTTTCGAAACAGGTTACGACAGCCTTGTCGCCGATGACTATTTTGCAGGATGTTTCGCTTGAGGTCGAGCAAGGTGAGTCAATTGCATTAATCGGTGTATCTGGTGCAGGGAAATCGACCCTAATGACGTTATTGGCTGGGTTAGATGTACCAACAACGGGTGAGATTGAACTATTAGGCCATAGTCTGACACAGCTTGATGATGAACAACGAGCACGATTGCGTAGTGAATCAATTGGATTTGTGTTTCAAAATTTCTTGTTATTACCGACCTTAAATGCGTTAGAAAACGTCACGCTGCCATGTTTAATTCAAAATAAAAATGTCGATATTGAACGGGCGAAAATGTTACTTGATATGGTGGGATTAAAAGGACGAGAAACCCATTTGCCGAGTCAATTATCCGGTGGTGAGCAACAACGAGTAGCATTAGCGCGTGCATTTATGATCAAGCCTAAAATTTTGTTTGCCGATGAACCGACAGGAAATTTAGATCAGCACACCGCAGCAATGGTGATTGAGTTGTTATTTGAGCTTAATCGAGACAGTGATACCACATTAGTATTAGTGACTCATGATGATGCATTAGCTGCCCGTTGTGATCGCGTGATGCGATTAGATAACGGCGTCTTAAATATGGAAGAACGTAGGTAA
- the tesA gene encoding multifunctional acyl-CoA thioesterase I/protease I/lysophospholipase L1 produces the protein MIRILSLLMLLFSSTTFSQTLLVLGDSLSAGYQMPAQKSWPALLPKILAQQSQPTTIINASISGDTSGNGLARLPQLLKQHQPDIVLIELGANDGLRGFAPKILRNNLSQMITLIKKMGSQPLLMQIEIPPNYGKRYNELFRNTYPELSQSLNVPLLPFFLIDIIVKPQLMMKDGLHPTIEAQPLIAQFMAQQLQPYLNQESSQ, from the coding sequence ATGATACGAATCCTTTCATTATTAATGCTGCTATTTTCATCAACAACATTTAGCCAAACACTGTTGGTCTTAGGTGATAGCTTAAGTGCAGGTTATCAGATGCCAGCACAGAAAAGTTGGCCAGCACTACTACCTAAAATATTAGCCCAGCAATCTCAGCCAACAACAATTATCAATGCCAGTATTTCAGGCGATACCAGTGGTAATGGTTTAGCACGATTACCGCAACTACTTAAACAACATCAACCTGATATTGTGTTAATTGAATTAGGTGCTAATGATGGCTTACGTGGCTTTGCTCCTAAAATATTACGCAATAATCTCAGCCAGATGATCACTTTAATTAAAAAAATGGGATCACAGCCATTATTAATGCAAATCGAAATTCCACCAAACTATGGTAAACGCTATAACGAACTGTTTCGTAATACCTATCCAGAATTAAGCCAATCGCTTAACGTGCCACTATTGCCCTTTTTTCTTATTGATATCATTGTTAAACCTCAACTGATGATGAAAGACGGTCTTCATCCAACTATTGAGGCACAACCACTTATTGCTCAATTCATGGCACAACAATTACAACCATATCTCAATCAGGAAAGTTCACAATGA
- a CDS encoding ABC transporter permease, protein MSNTVTLATTNKRLFIVRWAWNEIRQGQLWLVTLALSLIIACVFALSALVSRVEAIIVDQGRSALTADRVLVSSQPVDLSPLKISVTDPVKISQQTRFGTMAFSDDGMQLVSVKAVDSNFPLRGDLSLQSTHTARLEHHVKPNQLWLAERLFSLLDVNIGDVLMLGDAELKISGRIAQDPELSFNPFSQMPTVFINQQDIEAVGGVQPGSRISYRYYFSGSNKSLDDIRQQLTLTPSQRWLTENDAGRSGDFIERAQQYLSLTLVLVVLMAAATLVLTCQHYAVTRKTAVAMMKSLGATKGFLWRWLLTQVGLVFVVAIVIGLTFGLGLEWLLRYPLQNILPEQLPTMGLAPFAISLLLALLIALPALGIPLSRLVQTAAINSVQISTRVSTTSRLAWLLLLFPMLAAIAWIGTNGLVWLVLFGMAGLLLVLACVGVVAIAFLQKLQFGAAYSLALSRVNRSKIKTATQLVALTCSLMLLAVIGLLRNELLADWKNTLPADAPNVFALNIAPKQQQSYLAALDKANLTRSQGYLVTRGRLVAINDQRFYAPLNETSADQAENNTEISNELNRKADDGSIDPALRRELNFTWAKTLPSHNVVTKGQWGKAEGVSVESGIAKRLNIHLGDKLAFTVGGLEFNATVNSIRDVEWRNMKPNFYFIFTPDVLQSFPATGLVSFRVSEQQNALLNTLASQYPTVGVLDLRMMATRIQGLLAQVSWSLTVLAGLGVVSGLLLIMTLLRLSISERQTEIQLYRTLGASRKRIAATLWFEYGIIALLAGVIAAVGAEFVVGLLVVKGFELPFTLHPLMWLGLPVLAIALVYLVSRSQINKLLLPLR, encoded by the coding sequence ATGTCTAATACCGTTACTTTAGCGACAACGAATAAGCGGCTATTTATTGTGCGTTGGGCATGGAATGAAATTCGCCAAGGCCAGTTGTGGTTAGTGACTTTAGCGTTGAGTTTAATTATCGCATGTGTCTTTGCGTTATCAGCTTTAGTTAGCCGTGTTGAGGCGATCATTGTTGATCAAGGACGATCAGCGCTTACTGCTGATAGGGTACTGGTATCTTCACAGCCCGTTGATCTATCGCCGCTAAAAATATCAGTAACAGATCCTGTGAAAATATCACAACAAACCCGTTTTGGCACCATGGCATTTAGTGATGACGGTATGCAACTTGTGAGTGTTAAAGCGGTAGATTCAAATTTTCCATTACGAGGCGATCTTAGCTTACAAAGTACGCATACTGCGCGATTAGAACACCATGTAAAACCTAATCAGTTATGGTTGGCTGAGCGGTTATTTTCACTGTTGGATGTCAACATTGGTGATGTACTCATGTTGGGTGATGCCGAGCTAAAAATTAGCGGTCGAATTGCTCAGGATCCTGAATTATCGTTTAATCCATTTAGCCAAATGCCGACCGTATTTATTAACCAACAAGATATTGAAGCGGTCGGCGGCGTACAACCAGGGAGCCGAATTAGTTATCGTTATTATTTCTCTGGTTCAAATAAGTCGCTGGATGATATTCGTCAGCAATTAACGTTAACGCCGAGTCAACGTTGGTTAACTGAAAATGATGCCGGACGTAGTGGTGATTTTATTGAACGAGCACAGCAATATTTATCGTTGACGTTAGTGCTAGTGGTGTTGATGGCTGCTGCTACCTTAGTGCTGACTTGCCAACATTATGCTGTTACTCGTAAAACAGCAGTCGCAATGATGAAAAGTTTGGGCGCAACGAAAGGTTTTTTATGGCGCTGGCTGTTAACTCAAGTTGGATTAGTGTTTGTGGTCGCGATAGTTATTGGCTTAACTTTTGGATTAGGGCTTGAGTGGTTGCTGCGTTATCCTCTGCAAAACATATTACCAGAACAGTTACCTACGATGGGGTTGGCGCCTTTTGCTATCAGTTTATTGTTGGCACTATTAATTGCACTACCAGCATTAGGGATCCCGTTGTCACGGTTAGTGCAAACCGCTGCGATCAATTCAGTACAAATATCGACAAGAGTATCAACAACAAGTCGTTTAGCGTGGCTATTGCTACTGTTTCCGATGTTAGCCGCAATAGCATGGATTGGTACTAATGGGTTGGTATGGTTAGTCCTATTTGGTATGGCGGGATTATTGTTAGTTTTAGCATGCGTTGGTGTAGTCGCTATCGCATTTTTACAAAAACTGCAGTTTGGTGCAGCCTATAGTTTGGCATTAAGCCGTGTGAATCGCAGTAAGATTAAAACCGCGACTCAATTGGTGGCGTTAACCTGTTCATTAATGTTATTAGCGGTGATTGGGCTATTAAGAAATGAGTTATTAGCCGATTGGAAAAATACCCTACCTGCGGATGCTCCCAATGTATTTGCACTCAATATTGCCCCTAAGCAACAGCAAAGCTATTTAGCAGCTTTAGATAAAGCAAATTTAACCCGTTCGCAAGGTTATCTAGTAACACGTGGGCGGTTGGTGGCAATTAACGATCAACGTTTTTACGCCCCATTAAATGAAACATCGGCTGATCAAGCTGAAAATAATACTGAGATAAGTAACGAGTTAAATCGAAAGGCAGATGATGGAAGTATCGATCCTGCTTTAAGGCGTGAGCTTAATTTTACCTGGGCGAAAACACTGCCAAGCCACAATGTAGTGACCAAAGGGCAATGGGGCAAAGCGGAAGGTGTCTCGGTTGAATCTGGAATTGCTAAACGGTTGAATATTCACTTGGGTGACAAGTTGGCATTTACTGTGGGTGGATTGGAGTTTAACGCTACCGTTAACAGTATTCGTGATGTTGAATGGCGCAACATGAAGCCCAATTTCTATTTTATTTTCACTCCTGATGTGTTGCAGTCATTTCCCGCAACCGGCTTAGTTAGTTTTCGAGTTAGCGAGCAGCAAAATGCATTATTAAATACCTTAGCTAGCCAATATCCCACTGTGGGTGTACTTGATTTACGAATGATGGCAACCCGTATTCAAGGCTTGTTGGCACAAGTTAGTTGGTCATTAACGGTATTAGCTGGGCTTGGTGTTGTCAGTGGTTTATTGCTGATAATGACTTTATTACGATTGAGTATTTCAGAACGCCAAACAGAAATTCAGTTATACCGTACACTCGGTGCTAGCCGAAAACGTATTGCTGCCACTCTGTGGTTTGAATATGGAATCATTGCGTTGTTGGCAGGTGTGATTGCTGCGGTAGGCGCTGAATTTGTTGTAGGTTTGCTGGTGGTTAAAGGGTTTGAATTACCGTTTACCTTACATCCACTGATGTGGTTAGGTTTACCTGTACTGGCGATCGCACTGGTGTATTTGGTGTCACGGTCGCAGATCAATAAGCTGTTGTTGCCGTTGCGGTGA
- a CDS encoding META domain-containing protein gives MMKKSKFCLLILLAISLTGCFSNQQLNKSTRLVGEWTLTGGVFIPGVTKHKPKLDINADMKVSGFTGCNQFKGRLIAADGSFTLPVVTRKICLPELVTQEENMLNVLRSATSIEVINNTLVVDSGNKFLVFEKTNAR, from the coding sequence ATGATGAAAAAAAGTAAATTCTGCTTATTAATATTATTAGCGATTTCATTAACGGGCTGTTTTTCTAATCAGCAATTAAATAAGTCGACACGACTTGTAGGGGAATGGACGCTAACAGGGGGAGTATTTATCCCTGGAGTGACCAAACATAAACCTAAATTAGATATTAATGCAGATATGAAAGTTTCTGGTTTCACCGGTTGCAATCAATTTAAAGGTCGCTTAATTGCTGCTGATGGCAGTTTTACTCTACCTGTTGTTACCCGTAAAATTTGTTTACCTGAGCTTGTTACTCAAGAAGAAAATATGCTCAATGTTCTGCGTAGTGCGACCAGTATTGAAGTGATCAATAATACGTTGGTTGTTGATTCAGGTAATAAATTTTTAGTATTTGAAAAAACTAACGCACGTTAA
- the yfcE gene encoding phosphodiesterase: MKLFFASDIHGSLVGAQKAIAAFEQSGAKYLILLGDILNHGPRNALPEGYDPIKVAELLNQYANRITAVRGNCDSDVDQMLLDFPMMADYNLVMLADGRRLFLTHGHIYNADKHPQLMAGDVIVSGHTHLPVAEAKDELFAFNPGSVAIPRNGLAASYGLLDGNDLAVITFDGEVLANVALNKE; this comes from the coding sequence ATGAAATTATTTTTTGCATCGGATATTCACGGTAGTTTAGTTGGTGCTCAAAAAGCCATTGCTGCTTTTGAACAAAGTGGTGCTAAGTATCTTATTTTACTTGGTGATATTCTAAATCATGGTCCTCGTAATGCATTACCTGAAGGGTATGATCCAATTAAAGTCGCGGAGTTATTAAACCAATATGCGAATCGAATTACCGCAGTGCGAGGTAATTGCGATAGTGATGTTGATCAAATGCTATTGGATTTTCCGATGATGGCAGATTATAACTTGGTGATGTTAGCTGATGGGCGACGATTATTTTTAACCCATGGTCATATTTACAATGCTGATAAACATCCGCAGCTTATGGCGGGGGATGTGATTGTTTCTGGGCATACTCATCTTCCCGTTGCTGAAGCAAAAGATGAATTGTTTGCTTTTAATCCCGGATCGGTAGCGATTCCTCGAAATGGTTTAGCTGCAAGTTATGGGCTACTGGATGGCAATGATTTGGCTGTGATAACTTTTGACGGTGAAGTGTTAGCGAATGTAGCATTGAATAAAGAGTAG
- a CDS encoding TIGR01777 family oxidoreductase, with the protein MKILVTGATGLIGKALLPHLNHDEITIISRDPARAYQLLGHHINALDSLESLPNLDQFDVVINLAGEPIMDKRWSEQQKHIIEDSRWNITQQLVDKIKASDNPPHTFISGSAVGIYGNQHDKAIDETVIIEPNDADFSQQVCFRWEQIALEAQSEQTRVCLLRTGIVLAKQGGALAKMLLPYQCGLGGPIGDGQQYFPWIQLQDMVRGILFLINNSETQGPYNMTAPNPVTNKAFSATLAATLHRPHLLFTPAWVLKCALGESSQLLLDGQRALPNKLQAAGFNFTFPCIEQALKQTLGD; encoded by the coding sequence ATGAAGATCTTAGTAACGGGCGCAACTGGGCTCATTGGTAAAGCACTACTTCCCCACTTAAATCATGATGAAATCACTATCATTAGCCGTGATCCAGCCCGCGCTTATCAATTACTAGGTCATCATATTAATGCGCTTGATTCACTAGAATCATTACCTAATCTTGACCAATTCGATGTGGTGATTAACCTTGCTGGCGAACCAATTATGGATAAACGCTGGAGTGAGCAACAAAAGCATATAATTGAAGATAGCCGTTGGAATATCACTCAGCAATTAGTTGATAAAATCAAAGCCAGTGACAATCCACCCCATACTTTTATTAGTGGCTCAGCCGTTGGTATCTATGGTAATCAACACGATAAAGCCATTGATGAAACTGTTATTATTGAACCTAACGATGCAGACTTCTCACAACAGGTTTGCTTTCGATGGGAACAAATCGCGCTAGAAGCACAATCGGAACAAACTCGAGTCTGTTTGTTAAGAACGGGGATTGTACTAGCAAAACAAGGCGGTGCGTTGGCGAAAATGTTACTGCCTTATCAGTGTGGGCTGGGTGGTCCTATTGGTGATGGTCAACAATACTTTCCGTGGATCCAACTGCAAGATATGGTGCGAGGGATTTTATTTTTAATCAATAATAGTGAAACTCAAGGTCCATATAATATGACCGCCCCCAACCCCGTAACGAACAAAGCCTTCAGTGCCACTCTTGCCGCCACCTTGCATCGTCCACACCTGCTATTCACCCCTGCTTGGGTATTGAAATGTGCCCTCGGTGAATCATCACAACTGTTATTAGATGGTCAACGCGCATTACCAAACAAGCTACAGGCAGCAGGGTTTAACTTTACTTTTCCTTGTATTGAACAGGCGTTAAAGCAAACGTTGGGGGATTAA
- a CDS encoding SDR family oxidoreductase encodes MTVSILITGCSSGIGYYCAAELNKLGYNVIASCRQPRDVERLNNQGINCIQLDLSCSESIDRGLKQALVLANGQLDMLFNNAAYGQPGALEDLPTDALRAQFETNFFGWHQLTRAVIPLMLQQGHGKIIQNSSVLGLVAMKYRGAYNASKFAIEGYTDTLRLELANTPIQIALIEPGPIESHFRQNAKFQFEQHIDINHSRHHDAYQQTLQRLGTATPNNKFTLGPEAVFKQVLAIINSKHPKARYYVTQPTYIFGFLRRILPTKWLDKLLIKSN; translated from the coding sequence ATGACAGTATCTATTTTAATTACTGGCTGTAGTTCTGGCATTGGCTATTACTGCGCTGCCGAGCTTAATAAATTAGGCTATAACGTCATCGCCAGTTGCCGCCAACCGCGCGATGTTGAACGATTAAACAATCAAGGTATAAATTGTATTCAACTCGATCTTAGTTGTTCTGAATCTATTGATCGTGGCTTAAAACAAGCATTAGTATTGGCAAATGGTCAGTTAGATATGTTGTTTAATAATGCCGCTTACGGACAACCAGGGGCATTAGAGGATTTACCAACAGACGCATTACGCGCCCAATTTGAAACTAACTTTTTTGGTTGGCATCAACTAACTCGTGCAGTGATCCCATTGATGCTACAACAAGGTCACGGCAAAATAATTCAAAACAGTTCAGTATTAGGCTTAGTCGCCATGAAATATCGTGGGGCTTACAATGCCAGCAAGTTCGCTATTGAAGGTTATACTGATACGCTACGTTTAGAACTGGCTAATACTCCCATCCAAATTGCTTTAATTGAACCCGGTCCTATTGAGAGCCATTTTCGTCAAAATGCTAAATTTCAATTTGAACAACACATTGATATTAATCATTCTCGTCATCATGATGCTTATCAGCAAACATTGCAGAGACTCGGTACTGCAACCCCAAATAATAAATTCACTTTAGGACCCGAAGCCGTCTTTAAACAAGTGTTAGCGATAATTAACAGCAAGCATCCAAAAGCACGTTATTATGTTACTCAACCGACTTATATTTTTGGTTTTCTTCGTCGAATATTGCCAACAAAATGGTTAGATAAGCTACTAATAAAGAGTAATTAA
- a CDS encoding DUF2971 domain-containing protein: protein MQIIESNTIGFSSIDDVNDPFECTYFNFYDADEENIRSLYGYKNRFSRHYVLLSLTRNPLNTLMWAHYGDSHQGVVIGIDCDIAGFMDVEKSRIPAHLGEVIYTSNKPKPEKKSSLVNELMSIGNDIKFKSDTSNLLRKAFLYKSIEWGYEEEVRVVKDLKYHIGSSHDEDVEFENKSGVWIRKNISSLGRPIFCFKLPKNSIKEVYFGRHVYRNTSRTKLVSDELSEKFNHLCLSKNIKIYQCEVDPYSWNLLSREKTHE, encoded by the coding sequence TTGCAAATAATAGAAAGTAATACTATTGGTTTTTCATCAATAGATGATGTAAATGATCCATTCGAATGTACATACTTTAATTTTTATGATGCCGATGAGGAAAACATACGATCGCTTTATGGATATAAAAATAGATTTTCTAGACATTATGTTTTGCTTTCTTTGACCAGAAATCCATTAAATACTCTTATGTGGGCTCATTATGGCGATTCTCATCAAGGGGTTGTTATTGGTATTGATTGTGATATTGCTGGGTTTATGGATGTTGAAAAATCAAGAATCCCCGCTCATTTAGGTGAAGTGATTTATACATCAAATAAGCCAAAGCCTGAGAAAAAAAGCTCTTTAGTTAATGAGCTAATGTCTATTGGAAATGATATCAAATTTAAAAGTGATACTTCTAATCTATTAAGAAAGGCATTTTTATACAAGTCGATAGAGTGGGGATATGAAGAAGAAGTTAGAGTCGTGAAAGACTTAAAATATCATATAGGGTCATCACATGATGAAGACGTTGAGTTTGAAAATAAGTCAGGTGTTTGGATTAGGAAAAATATCTCATCATTAGGGCGTCCTATATTTTGTTTTAAGTTGCCAAAAAATAGTATTAAAGAAGTATATTTTGGTCGACATGTTTATAGAAATACAAGTAGAACTAAATTAGTTTCTGATGAGTTATCTGAAAAATTTAATCACTTGTGTTTATCTAAGAATATTAAAATATATCAATGTGAAGTTGATCCTTATTCATGGAATTTGTTATCAAGAGAGAAAACCCATGAATAG
- a CDS encoding co-chaperone YbbN codes for MYQNVALELNEQNLQQIIDQSMQTPVVISFWAPSMPETLEVNATLEKIAREYQGQFTLATVNCETQQMVASQFGVRGLPTVALFKNGQPVDGSAGPQTEQSLREMLTRYLPTPEELQLQHALALVKSEEYNQALALLRQLAHKFPKNSIIELAIAECLIAAGLFDEAELILETIPMQDQDAQYKGLLAKLELHKQAGNSPEIQLLEEKLAANPSDANIAFELAIQYSQVNRNEEALALLLNILRRDLNFADGNAKKTMMDILAALGQGNPIAGTYRRQLYSLLY; via the coding sequence ATGTATCAAAATGTCGCGCTTGAATTAAACGAACAAAATCTTCAGCAAATCATCGATCAATCAATGCAGACACCGGTGGTGATCAGTTTTTGGGCACCTTCAATGCCAGAGACGCTGGAAGTTAATGCAACTCTTGAAAAAATTGCTCGTGAATATCAAGGGCAATTTACACTAGCAACAGTGAACTGTGAGACTCAACAGATGGTTGCTTCTCAGTTTGGCGTACGTGGATTACCCACCGTTGCCTTATTTAAGAATGGTCAACCTGTTGATGGCTCTGCTGGCCCACAAACAGAACAAAGTTTACGTGAAATGCTAACCCGTTATTTACCGACGCCAGAAGAATTACAACTGCAGCATGCATTAGCGTTAGTAAAAAGCGAAGAGTACAATCAAGCACTTGCATTGTTACGTCAACTGGCACATAAATTTCCTAAAAATAGTATTATTGAACTTGCGATTGCTGAATGCTTAATCGCTGCGGGATTATTTGATGAAGCAGAATTAATTCTTGAAACTATTCCAATGCAAGATCAAGACGCACAATATAAAGGGTTACTTGCTAAGCTTGAATTACATAAACAAGCGGGTAATTCTCCTGAAATTCAACTACTAGAAGAAAAACTAGCAGCCAATCCAAGTGATGCAAATATTGCTTTTGAACTTGCTATTCAATACAGTCAAGTAAACCGCAATGAAGAAGCACTAGCACTGTTACTAAATATTCTTCGTCGCGATCTTAACTTTGCTGATGGTAATGCTAAAAAGACCATGATGGATATTTTAGCCGCACTAGGACAAGGAAATCCTATTGCAGGGACTTACCGTCGCCAGCTATATTCACTACTATATTAA